In Chrysemys picta bellii isolate R12L10 unplaced genomic scaffold, ASM1138683v2 scaf1893, whole genome shotgun sequence, the DNA window ACCAGCGAGGGCTGGACGGTCCTCCAGCGGAACCGGCACGACACACAGATCACCTGGgctgagtcctggagcacctacaagtacggctttggcaACGTGCAGGATGACTACTGGCTGGGGACGGAGTACATCTATCGGATCGCCAAGCAGAATGTCTACCAGGTCAGGTTTGTCATCCACGATTCATCCGGCACCATGAAATACGCAGATTACAACCTCTTTGGTCTGGAAGACGAGTCCAAAGGCTACAGGCTGAGGCTGGGCTCTTACACTGGGACTGCAGGGGACGCCATGACTTCAAACAATCCTACCACCGTGCATGACAACATGAAGTTCTCCACTAAAGACCTGGATTAGGACACTTACGGTGGGAACTGTGcgtctaccctgtttccccgaaaataagacatcctccgaaaataaggcctacttacagttttgcctctcgttgtaatataaggcatccccccgataataagacctccctgataataaggcatccaccgataataaggcatttttcatttctgaaaaataagacatcccctgaaaataagacctagcgcatctttgggagcaaaaattaatataagacactgtcttattttcggggaaacagggtagctatGAGGGGGGCTGGTGGTACTCGGCTTGTCATTCTGTTCGACTGAACGTCAAAGGGAGCATCACTTGGGGTAGTTTCTGTAGTGGGAACTGCCAAGCCTCCGCCATCCTCATCAAACCAGCGTCCTACTGttagtccccccttccccaccctcctgtctgcagtgaggccaacccctgctccacgaagggagggaaaagggtcAGCGTGTGTCATGGCCAAACCTCACACCCAACTCGGAGGGGGAAGTATCATGTTTATCCAAAATGGGGcaactttctcttttcttttcttccgtGCACTTTCCGAGCTAATCTCTGCTGGGCACTTGTGCTTTGCGTTGACTTGACATAGTGATTTTCGTAATCAGAAGAATCATTTGCAAAACCTGCAGTATGCAGATGTAGAAGCTCCGGGGAGAGTAAATGCCTCGGATCCGTAGTGACTTTTCAGTGTCTTTTGCTCTCAGACTCATGGGCAGTTCCAGAGGTCACAGGGGTGGGGAAATCCAGAAACACAGAAGGGTTTTTATAAACACCCACTCTACTGCTCATTAGCAGGGATTAAAGCTTCACattaaaaaggcattttaaatgtgcaaaaagaagaacaggaggacttgtggcaccttagagactaacaaatttattagagcataagctttcgtggactacagcccacttcttcggatgcatatagaatggaacatgtattgaggagatatatatacacacatacagagagcattaacaggtgggagttgtcttgtaagacaactcccacctgttaatgctctctgtatgtgtgtatatatatctcctcaatacatgttccattctatatgcatccgaagaagtgggctgtagtccacgaaagcttatgctctaataaatttgttagtctctaaggtgccacaagtcctcctgttcttctttttgcggatacagactaacacggctgctactctgaaacctttcattttaaatgtgGTGGCCCCGGTTGGTAACTTTCTTTTGCGTGCCACTTACTCTCTGCTGTGCTCTCGTGGGCA includes these proteins:
- the LOC135980121 gene encoding fibrinogen-like protein 1-like protein, whose protein sequence is GKGNLRHSRASDPQLPEAHVWPKDCSEITWNRVSGIFVIQPTGFHQIVVYCDLNSTSEGWTVLQRNRHDTQITWAESWSTYKYGFGNVQDDYWLGTEYIYRIAKQNVYQVRFVIHDSSGTMKYADYNLFGLEDESKGYRLRLGSYTGTAGDAMTSNNPTTVHDNMKFSTKDLD